From a region of the Flavobacterium sediminilitoris genome:
- the hemA gene encoding glutamyl-tRNA reductase, with amino-acid sequence MDNNTGLKHTTFYAIGLSYKKADAEMRGKFSLDEKSKENLLFQAKNEGIEALILTSTCNRTEIYGFAQHPFQLIKLLCENSQGTVEDFQKVAHVYKNKEAINHLFRVGTGLDSQILGDFEIISQIKNSFVASKKLGLANAYIERLVNAVIQASKRVKNETEISSGATSVSFASVQYIMNNVEEIGSKNILLFGTGKIGRNTCENLVKHTKNDHIVLINRTKEKAEKIAGKFNLIVKEYADLQLEIQKADVLIVATGAQNPTIDAGVLNLKKPLLILDLSIPKNVNENVSSINGVSLVHLDYLSQVTDETIEKRKLHIPAAEAIINEIITEFMSWTKARKFAPTIHSLKEKLALIKQSELNYQRKKLDNFNEEQAEIISNRIIQKITTHFANHLKDEGTMVDESIEWIEKVFRLNN; translated from the coding sequence ATGGATAATAATACAGGATTGAAGCACACTACTTTTTATGCCATAGGGCTAAGTTATAAGAAGGCTGATGCTGAAATGAGAGGGAAATTTAGTTTAGACGAAAAGAGTAAGGAAAACTTACTTTTTCAAGCAAAAAACGAAGGTATAGAAGCGCTAATCTTAACATCGACATGTAATAGAACTGAAATATATGGATTTGCGCAACACCCTTTTCAACTCATAAAATTACTTTGTGAAAACAGCCAAGGAACCGTTGAAGATTTTCAAAAAGTAGCTCATGTATATAAAAACAAAGAAGCTATTAATCATCTCTTTAGAGTAGGAACTGGTTTAGATAGTCAAATTTTAGGTGATTTTGAAATTATCTCACAAATAAAAAACAGTTTTGTTGCTAGTAAAAAATTAGGGCTTGCAAATGCTTATATTGAGCGTTTAGTAAATGCTGTAATTCAAGCTAGTAAAAGAGTTAAAAATGAAACTGAAATTAGTTCAGGAGCAACATCAGTTTCTTTTGCCTCGGTTCAATATATTATGAACAATGTAGAAGAAATTGGATCTAAAAATATCTTATTATTTGGAACTGGAAAAATAGGACGAAATACTTGTGAAAATTTAGTAAAACATACTAAGAATGACCATATAGTATTGATAAATAGAACCAAAGAAAAAGCAGAAAAAATTGCTGGTAAATTCAATCTAATTGTAAAAGAGTATGCCGATTTACAATTAGAAATTCAAAAAGCAGATGTTTTAATTGTCGCAACTGGTGCACAAAATCCTACAATAGATGCTGGTGTTTTAAATCTAAAAAAACCTTTACTTATTTTAGATCTATCCATTCCTAAAAATGTTAATGAAAATGTTTCTTCTATTAATGGTGTTTCATTAGTTCATTTAGATTATTTATCTCAAGTTACTGATGAAACTATTGAAAAAAGAAAGCTACATATTCCTGCTGCTGAAGCTATAATTAATGAAATTATTACAGAGTTTATGAGTTGGACAAAAGCTAGAAAATTTGCACCAACAATTCATTCTTTAAAAGAGAAATTAGCTTTAATTAAACAATCTGAATTAAATTATCAGCGTAAAAAATTAGATAATTTTAATGAAGAACAAGCAGAAATAATAAGTAACCGAATTATTCAAAAAATAACTACTCATTTTGCTAATCACTTAAAAGATGAAGGTACTATGGTGGATGAAAGTATTGAATGGATTGAGAAAGTGTTTCGTTTAAATAATTAA
- the hemC gene encoding hydroxymethylbilane synthase, with product MKKTIRIGTRDSELALWQAHTVQKKLTDLGYETEIIAVKSTGDLILDKPLYELGITGIFTKTLDVAMLKGEVDIAVHSMKDVPTTLPNGFIQAAVLERANVYDILVHKGNLDFLESKGTIASGSLRRKAQWLHKYPTHTVEDLRGNVNTRLQKLKDNTWNGAIFAAAGLERINLKPDTYINLDWMIPAPAQGAMLVVAMESDIFSQEALSHLNHTETEICTHIERQFLKTLEGGCTAPIGALAKVYDETIHFEGVLHSLDGKENYTIKKSCNFEDYKSFGKDCAQEILNNGGRFLMEKLRTALKVK from the coding sequence TTGAAAAAAACAATACGTATAGGAACAAGAGATAGTGAATTAGCACTTTGGCAAGCACATACTGTTCAGAAAAAACTAACTGATCTAGGATATGAAACCGAAATAATTGCAGTAAAATCTACTGGAGATTTAATACTAGACAAACCTCTTTACGAACTTGGAATTACTGGAATCTTTACAAAGACTTTAGATGTAGCCATGCTAAAAGGTGAAGTTGATATTGCAGTACATTCTATGAAAGATGTTCCAACTACTTTACCTAATGGATTTATACAAGCTGCTGTTCTAGAAAGAGCAAATGTATATGACATTTTAGTTCACAAAGGCAACCTCGACTTTTTAGAGTCAAAAGGAACAATTGCTTCAGGAAGTTTACGTAGAAAAGCGCAATGGCTACATAAATACCCTACACATACTGTAGAAGATTTAAGAGGAAATGTAAACACACGCTTACAAAAATTAAAAGATAATACTTGGAATGGAGCTATTTTTGCTGCGGCAGGATTAGAACGTATCAATCTAAAACCAGATACATATATAAATTTAGACTGGATGATTCCAGCACCTGCACAAGGAGCAATGCTTGTTGTGGCAATGGAAAGTGACATTTTCTCACAAGAAGCACTTTCTCATTTAAATCATACAGAAACAGAAATTTGTACTCACATTGAAAGACAATTTCTAAAAACTTTAGAAGGTGGTTGTACTGCTCCTATTGGTGCTTTAGCTAAAGTTTACGATGAAACAATTCATTTTGAAGGTGTTTTACACTCTTTAGATGGAAAAGAAAATTATACAATCAAAAAAAGTTGTAATTTTGAAGATTATAAATCTTTTGGAAAAGACTGTGCACAAGAAATTTTAAATAATGGAGGGCGTT